From Candidatus Acidiferrales bacterium, the proteins below share one genomic window:
- the ruvX gene encoding Holliday junction resolvase RuvX, with protein sequence MEFSRATSRSAAAQSRRILAIDYGRRRIGLAISDELRLTATPLETLVRKNRREDMRRLREIVRQNSVGFILVGSPVHIGGEAGEMAEEAARFAARAGKELALPVALRDERLTSWEAEEIAKETGRRSAKNLDSVAAAILLREHLDEMRNGTPAAKGK encoded by the coding sequence ATGGAATTCTCTCGCGCCACTTCCCGTTCCGCTGCGGCACAATCCCGCCGCATCCTGGCGATTGATTACGGACGGAGGCGCATCGGCTTGGCGATTTCCGATGAGCTGCGCCTGACGGCAACGCCACTCGAAACGCTGGTGAGGAAAAACAGGCGGGAAGATATGCGGCGACTCCGCGAAATCGTGCGGCAAAACAGCGTCGGATTCATTTTAGTTGGCTCGCCCGTGCATATCGGCGGAGAGGCAGGAGAAATGGCGGAGGAAGCGGCACGCTTTGCCGCGCGCGCAGGGAAAGAACTGGCATTGCCGGTGGCGCTCCGCGATGAACGATTGACGAGCTGGGAGGCAGAAGAGATCGCGAAGGAAACAGGCCGGAGAAGTGCGAAAAATCTCGATTCCGTGGCGGCGGCGATTTTGTTGCGCGAGCATCTGGATGAAATGCGCAATGGAACCCCTGCGGCGAAGGGTAAATAG